One part of the Populus alba chromosome 18, ASM523922v2, whole genome shotgun sequence genome encodes these proteins:
- the LOC118050672 gene encoding protein ACCELERATED CELL DEATH 6 yields MQLKLDMQRPVHEELERWKAVKFPVPKDYVLSEPNKILQKEVYTYAKEDNFNALFGLLSDKLEHVSSEEVLDIIFKHVAASGNSLLHVAASHGSEDVIQLLCHHFPLLITRKNFLGDNALHLAARAGRFATIQNLVKHVKIHHRTLELASLLRMKNNKGNTPLHDAVIKGCREVACFLVNEDLEVSYHKNKEDKSPLYLAVESCDGEMLASFIEAVPEGNLEKLAVGKPDIMLPEDIKGGNLLHLAASMGFLSGARLLVSRCPVAASQRNDEGNLPIHVACQKGHLEVVRELLSFWLDPMDFLNENRQNILHVAAESGQMKIVDEILRNRDLEALINEKDYDGNTPLHLAAMYGRPEIVQALVSDKRVDKRIVNNEKLKPSGVVAKLLQGGRIEAPKSDGMVCLYAEPFRKLTLWCQWACNCS; encoded by the exons ATGCAATTAAAATTAGATATGCAGAGACCAGTACATGAGGAGCTTGAACGATGGAAGGCAGTTAAATTCCCAGTTCCGAAAGACTATGTTTTGTCTGAGCCAAATAAAATACTGCAGAAGGAGGTTTATACCTATGCAAAGGAAGACAACTTCAATGCCTTGTTTGGTCTCTTGTCCGATAAACTGGAACATGTTTCATCAGAGGAAGTGCTTGATatcattttcaaacatgttGCTGCCTCTGGAAATTCACTGCTTCATGTGGCAGCAAGCCATGGAAGCGAAGATGTGATACAGCTACTGTGTCATCACTTCCCCCTCCTAATCACCAGGAAAAATTTCCTGGGTGATAATGCGCTTCATCTGGCTGCCAGGGCTGGACGGTTTGCCACAATTCAAAATCTCGTAAAGCATGTGAAAATTCATCATAGAACACTTGAACTTGCTAGCTTGCTGAGGATGAAGAATAATAAAGGAAACACCCCTTTGCATGATGCAGTCATCAAGGGTTGCCGAGAGGTGGCCTGTTTCCTCGTTAATGAAGACCTAGAAGTTTCCTACCACAAGAACAAGGAAGACAAGTCTCCCTTGTACTTGGCAGTAGAGAGTTGCGACGGGGAGATGCTTGCTTCTTTTATAGAAGCTGTGCCGGAAGGAAATTTAG AAAAACTAGCGGTCGGCAAGCCGGATATAATGCTTCCCGAGGACATAAAAGGGGGAAATCTCCTTCATCTTGCAGCATCAATGGGCTTCCTTTCTGGAGCAAGACTCCTGGTTAGTCGATGTCCTGTTGCCGCTTCACAAAGAAACGACGAAGGCAACTTACCCATCCATGTTGCATGCCAGAAGGGCCATCTTGAAGTAGTACGCGAACTACTTAGTTTTTGGCTCGATCCAATGGATTTTCTCAACGAAAACAGACAGAATATTCTTCACGTTGCAGCGGAGAGTGGACAGATGAAAATAGTGGATGAAATATTGAGAAATCGAGATCTGGAAGCTCTTATAAATGAGAAAGATTACGATGGAAACACACCTTTGCACTTGGCTGCAATGTATGGCCGTCCTGAGATAGTGCAGGCACTAGTGAGTGACAAGCGGGTGGATAAAAGGATTGTTAATAATGAAAAGTTGAAACCATCTGGTGTTGTTGCGAAATTATTGCAAGGCGGACGCATTGAAGCACCAAAGTCAGATGGAATGGTATGCTTATATGCTGAGCCTTTTCGAAAACTGACCTTATGGTGCCAATGGGCTTGCAATTGCTCTTGA
- the LOC140954948 gene encoding uncharacterized protein yields the protein MQRPVHEELERWKAVKFPVPKDYGFSEPNKILQKEVYTYAKEDNFNALFGLLSDKRDRVSSEEVLDIIFQHVAASGNSLLHVAATVSSLPPPNHQEKFPGTLDLASLLRMKNNKGNTPLHDAVIKGCREVACFLLYEDLEVSYIKNKEDKSPLYLAVESCDEEMIASFIEDLEVPYHKNKEDKSPLYLAVESCDGGMIDYFIEAMPEGNLEKLAVGKPDIMLPEDKKGGNLLHVAASMGFLSGARLLNILHVAAGSGQMKIVDEMLRNRDLEALINEKDYDGNTPLHLAAMYCRSEIVQALVSDVRVDKRIVNNEKLKPSGVVVKLLQGGRFEAPNSDGMVCLYAEPFRKTDLVVLINLQLLLNITGDHTPN from the exons atgcAGAGACCAGTACATGAGGAGCTTGAACGATGGAAGGCAGTTAAATTCCCAGTTCCGAAAGACTATGGTTTTTCTGAGCCAAATAAAATACTGCAGAAGGAGGTTTATACCTATGCAAAGGAAGACAACTTCAATGCCCTGTTTGGTCTCTTGTCCGATAAACGGGACCGTGTTTCATCAGAGGAAGTGCTCGATATCATTTTCCAACATGTTGCTGCCTCTGGAAATTCACTGCTTCATGTGGCAGCTACTGTGTCATCACTTCCCCCTCCTAATCACCAGGAAAAATTTCCTGG AACACTTGACCTTGCTAGCTTGCTGAGGATGAAGAATAATAAAGGAAACACCCCTTTGCATGATGCAGTCATCAAGGGTTGCCGAGAGGTGGCCTGTTTCCTCCTTTATGAAGACCTAGAAGTTTCCTACATCAAGAACAAGGAAGACAAGTCTCCCTTGTACTTGGCAGTAGAGAGTTGCGACGAGGAGATGATTGCTTCTTTTATAGAAGACCTAGAAGTTCCCTACCACAAGAACAAGGAAGACAAGTCTCCCTTGTACTTGGCAGTAGAGAGTTGCGACGGGGGgatgattgattattttatagaaGCTATGCCGGAAGGAAATTTAG AAAAACTAGCGGTTGGCAAGCCGGATATAATGCTTCCCGAGGACAAAAAAGGGGGAAATCTCCTTCATGTTGCAGCATCCATGGGCTTCCTTTCTGGAGCAAGACTCCTG AATATTCTTCACGTTGCAGCGGGGAGTGGACAGATGAAAATAGTGGATGAAATGTTGAGAAATCGAGATCTGGAAGCACTTATAAATGAGAAAGATTACGATGGAAATACACCTTTGCACTTGGCTGCAATGTATTGCCGCTCTGAGATAGTGCAGGCACTAGTGAGTGACGTGCGGGTGGATAAAAGGATTGTTAATAATGAAAAGTTGAAACCATCTGGTGTTGTTGTGAAATTATTGCAAGGCGGACGCTTTGAAGCACCAAATTCAGATGGAATGGTATGCTTATATGCTGAGCCTTTTCGAAAAACTGACCTTGTGGTGCTAATTAACTTGCAATTGCTCTTGAACATCACGGGGGATCATACTCCAAATTAA
- the LOC118050663 gene encoding protein ACCELERATED CELL DEATH 6 isoform X2 produces the protein MEHSTDIIQIDMPRPVHEELERWKAVKFPVPIADYGFCEPNKILQKEVYTYAKEDNFNALFGLLSDKLEHVSSEEVLNIIFKHVAASGNSLLHVAASHGSEDVIQLLCHHFPLLISRVNFLGDNALHLAARAGRFDTIQNLVKHVKNHHRTLELASLLRMKNNKGNTPLHDAVIKRCREVACFLLYEDLEVSYHKNKEDKSPLYLAVESCDGEMIDSFIEAMPEGNLEKLAVGKPDIILPEDKKGGNLLHVAASMGFLSGARLLVSRCPVAVSQRNDEGNLPIHVACQKGHLEVVRELLAYWLDPMDFLNEKGQNILHVAAGSGQMKIVDEILRNRDLEALINEKDYDGNTPLHLAAMYCRSEIVQALVSDVRVDKRIVNSEKLKPSGVVVKLLQGGRFKAPKSDGMNKLIDTKHEDDAARGVWNKSQEAAVRKMRKVLVEADDKTEFDINLIFNSPRTTLTREELDRGVGNLLVVAVLVVGVTFAGAITVPGSGRDLNSDSSKYLMKAYIIFDMVAMNLSLIAAIILCQISLGRTSDVRISMDMATYFNFYSLLCLGLAFTSVLAITVQERTGFCIRYQICFLLYQCFLSFRLLVSTSYSLLSFVLASPFKLMARMKRRITSSSNWIA, from the exons ATGGAGCACTCAACCGACATTATACAAATAGATATGCCGAGACCAGTACATGAGGAGCTTGAACGATGGAAGGCAGTTAAATTCCCAGTTCCGATTGCAGATTATGGTTTTTGTGAGCCAAATAAAATACTGCAGAAGGAGGTTTATACCTATGCAAAGGAAGACAACTTCAATGCCTTGTTTGGTCTCTTGTCCGATAAACTGGAACATGTTTCATCAGAGGAAGTGCTCAATatcattttcaaacatgttGCTGCCTCTGGAAATTCACTGCTTCATGTGGCAGCAAGCCATGGAAGCGAAGATGTGATACAGCTACTGTGTCATCACTTCCCCCTCCTAATCTCCAGGGTAAATTTCCTGGGTGATAATGCGCTTCATCTGGCTGCCAGGGCTGGACGGTTTGACACAATTCAAAATCTCGTCAAGCATGTGAAAAATCATCATAGAACACTTGAACTTGCTAGCTTGCTGAGGATGAAGAATAATAAAGGAAACACCCCTTTGCATGATGCAGTCATCAAGCGTTGCCGAGAGGTGGCCTGTTTCCTCCTTTATGAAGACCTAGAAGTTTCCTACCACAAGAACAAGGAAGACAAGTCTCCCTTGTACTTGGCAGTAGAGAGTTGCGACGGGGAGATGATTGATTCTTTTATAGAAGCTATGCCGGAAGGAAATTTAG AAAAACTAGCGGTCGGCAAGCCGGATATAATTCTTCCCGAGGACAAAAAAGGGGGAAATCTCCTTCATGTTGCAGCATCCATGGGCTTCCTTTCTGGAGCTAGACTCCTGGTTAGTCGATGTCCTGTTGCCGTGTCACAAAGAAACGATGAAGGCAACTTACCCATCCATGTTGCATGCCAGAAGGGCCATCTTGAAGTAGTACGCGAACTACTTGCTTATTGGCTCGATCCAATGGATTTTCTCAACGAAAAAGGACAGAATATTCTTCACGTTGCAGCGGGGAGTGGACAGATGAAAATAGTGGATGAAATATTGAGAAATCGAGATCTGGAAGCACTTATAAATGAGAAAGATTACGATGGAAATACACCTTTGCACTTGGCTGCAATGTATTGCCGCTCTGAGATAGTGCAGGCACTAGTGAGTGACGTGCGGGTGGATAAAAGGATTGTTAATAGTGAAAAGTTGAAACCATCTGGTGTTGTTGTGAAATTATTGCAAGGCGGACGCTTTAAAGCTCCAAAGTCAGATGGAATG AACAAGCTAATCGATACCAAGCATGAGGATGATGCTGCGAGAGGTGTATGGAACAAATCGCAGGAAGCAGCAGTTCGCAAAATG CGTAAAGTTTTGGTGGAGGCAGATGATAAGACTGAGTTTGACATCAATCTTATCTTTAATTCACCAAGAACGACGTTAACGAGGGAGGAACTGGACAGAGGGGTAGGGAATCTTCTCGTGGTGGCAGTACTGGTAGTTGGAGTAACCTTCGCTGGTGCTATCACTGTGCCTGGATCAGGTCGTGATCTTAACAGTGATAGTTCAAAATATCTGATGAaagcttatattatttttgacatgGTAGCTATGAATCTCTCCCTCATCGCCGCTATAATCCTTTGTCAGATATCATTAGGTCGTACCAGTGATGTAAGAATAAGCATGGACATGGcgacatattttaatttttactccCTTCTCTGCCTGGGTTTAGCATTTACATCCGTCCTGGCAATCACGGTGCAAGAACGTACTGGATTTTGCATCAGATACCAAATCTGTTTTCTTCTTTACCAGTGTTTTTTGTCCTTCAGATTGTTGGTTTCAACTTCATATTCATTATTGTCTTTCGTGCTTGCAAGTCCCTTTAAATTGATGGCTCGAATGAAAAGAAGGATCACATCCAGTTCAAACTGGATAGCTTGA
- the LOC118050663 gene encoding protein ACCELERATED CELL DEATH 6 isoform X3, with amino-acid sequence MEHSTDIIQIDMPRPVHEELERWKAVKFPVPIADYGFCEPNKILQKEVYTYAKEDNFNALFGLLSDKLEHVSSEEVLNIIFKHVAASGNSLLHVAASHGSEDVIQLLCHHFPLLISRVNFLGDNALHLAARAGRFDTIQNLVKHVKNHHRTLELASLLRMKNNKGNTPLHDAVIKRCREVACFLLYEDLEVSYHKNKEDKSPLYLAVESCDGEMIDSFIEAMPEGNLEKLAVGKPDIILPEDKKGGNLLHVAASMGFLSGARLLVSRCPVAVSQRNDEGNLPIHVACQKGHLEVVRELLAYWLDPMDFLNEKGQNILHVAAGSGQMKIVDEILRNRDLEALINEKDYDGNTPLHLAAMYCRSEIVQALVSDVRVDKRIVNSEKLKPSGVVVKLLQGGRFKAPKSDGMNKLIDTKHEDDAARGVWNKSQEAAVRKMRKVLVEADDKTEFDINLIFNSPRTTLTREELDRGVGNLLVVAVLVVGVTFAGAITVPGSDIIRSYQ; translated from the exons ATGGAGCACTCAACCGACATTATACAAATAGATATGCCGAGACCAGTACATGAGGAGCTTGAACGATGGAAGGCAGTTAAATTCCCAGTTCCGATTGCAGATTATGGTTTTTGTGAGCCAAATAAAATACTGCAGAAGGAGGTTTATACCTATGCAAAGGAAGACAACTTCAATGCCTTGTTTGGTCTCTTGTCCGATAAACTGGAACATGTTTCATCAGAGGAAGTGCTCAATatcattttcaaacatgttGCTGCCTCTGGAAATTCACTGCTTCATGTGGCAGCAAGCCATGGAAGCGAAGATGTGATACAGCTACTGTGTCATCACTTCCCCCTCCTAATCTCCAGGGTAAATTTCCTGGGTGATAATGCGCTTCATCTGGCTGCCAGGGCTGGACGGTTTGACACAATTCAAAATCTCGTCAAGCATGTGAAAAATCATCATAGAACACTTGAACTTGCTAGCTTGCTGAGGATGAAGAATAATAAAGGAAACACCCCTTTGCATGATGCAGTCATCAAGCGTTGCCGAGAGGTGGCCTGTTTCCTCCTTTATGAAGACCTAGAAGTTTCCTACCACAAGAACAAGGAAGACAAGTCTCCCTTGTACTTGGCAGTAGAGAGTTGCGACGGGGAGATGATTGATTCTTTTATAGAAGCTATGCCGGAAGGAAATTTAG AAAAACTAGCGGTCGGCAAGCCGGATATAATTCTTCCCGAGGACAAAAAAGGGGGAAATCTCCTTCATGTTGCAGCATCCATGGGCTTCCTTTCTGGAGCTAGACTCCTGGTTAGTCGATGTCCTGTTGCCGTGTCACAAAGAAACGATGAAGGCAACTTACCCATCCATGTTGCATGCCAGAAGGGCCATCTTGAAGTAGTACGCGAACTACTTGCTTATTGGCTCGATCCAATGGATTTTCTCAACGAAAAAGGACAGAATATTCTTCACGTTGCAGCGGGGAGTGGACAGATGAAAATAGTGGATGAAATATTGAGAAATCGAGATCTGGAAGCACTTATAAATGAGAAAGATTACGATGGAAATACACCTTTGCACTTGGCTGCAATGTATTGCCGCTCTGAGATAGTGCAGGCACTAGTGAGTGACGTGCGGGTGGATAAAAGGATTGTTAATAGTGAAAAGTTGAAACCATCTGGTGTTGTTGTGAAATTATTGCAAGGCGGACGCTTTAAAGCTCCAAAGTCAGATGGAATG AACAAGCTAATCGATACCAAGCATGAGGATGATGCTGCGAGAGGTGTATGGAACAAATCGCAGGAAGCAGCAGTTCGCAAAATG CGTAAAGTTTTGGTGGAGGCAGATGATAAGACTGAGTTTGACATCAATCTTATCTTTAATTCACCAAGAACGACGTTAACGAGGGAGGAACTGGACAGAGGGGTAGGGAATCTTCTCGTGGTGGCAGTACTGGTAGTTGGAGTAACCTTCGCTGGTGCTATCACTGTGCCTGGATCAG ATATCATTAGGTCGTACCAGTGA